A region of the Dyadobacter sp. CECT 9275 genome:
AATTTTCAAATTAGGTAGCGAAGCTATTTCTTTTTCTAAACTACTTTTTTGCTGCTCCAATATGTTGTATTGATTGATGCTTGACCAACCTAACAATTGTTCGAAATGAGTTATATCGTTTTTATCAATAAAATCATATTCTGTATCATTTTTGTTTTGACCTGATTTTTTAATGATATAATCTGCTAGTTTTATTTTCTGTTCGGCTGTTAGTTCTCCCTTTATTAAATTGTATTCTTTGAGGAAATCCAATACTTTTTCCGATACTTTATTGATGTGTTCCGGCTCTATAAAATCGCTATTATTTTGTTGGCTTTTCTCCGAAAGTATTAATTCAATTTCGTTTTGAACAATTGTAATGAGCTTTGGAATGAACACCTGAATTTCAATATCATTTAAGAATTTTTCTGATTGATCAATAAATAAGATTTCCTTGTTTAGAATATCTTCAATCTTTCTTTCTACAATTTGAATTTGCTCTTTGATATTTGCTTGAAAGTTTTTCCCATCTTTAGCACCTTCATAGAATTCTTTTTGAGCCAATGAATAACTCAAACTTCTGTCATACTTTACTTTAGTGGCATCTATTAAATCCTGGTATTTTTTATGTTCTTCTAAAAGGTTTTTGTATTGAATTCTTTCTTCTTCCACTTCGATACTTTGCGCAATGTATTCCTGCGTTAGTGTATTGGTTGCATTGCCTAATTGAATGTATTTATTGAAACCCATTACGTTTTCAATATTTTCTTTGATAACACGATTAAGGTATTCGTCTTTTAACAAATTACCTGCTTCCATTGCATCAAAAAGGAAATACTTACTTAATTCTTGTGGTAGATTGGCTTTGATTATTTTATTTACTTCGGCTTCTTTTTTTACTCTTTCGGCGTGTGGTGTAGCCGTACCGTAATTAAAAACGTCACCGTTAAGATTAAGCATTACTGCTTCTACAGGATTGTTTTGTGCATTGAGTGTGTATAATCGCTTGATTATGTATTTGTAATCGCTGTGTAATACTTTACCTGTGAAGTGAATTTCTAATTCAATTTTGTTGCTGCTATTACCTGCGTTTTTTGCCCTTTCGCCAGCGTTTTGCAGTTTGTTGAAGTGCTGCTCATCTTTTACTTTTAGACCATACAATGCACTATAAATGGCTTGAAATAGAGTAGTTTTACCACCACCATTTTCTCCACCAATTAATATTATTGGCTGCTCTTCGTTTACGGTTAAATCCAAATCGAGTTCCCGATAGGTTTTGAAGTTTTTGGCAATTATTTTGGTAATGAGCATAGTACTTATATTTTGTTTAAAGCCTTTTCGATAATTTTTTCAATCTTTTTGCTGTCAATATCTTCGTTATTGATTTTAAGATTGTGGAACTCTTTTAGTATATTCTCCTCTAGCCATTCAAAGCCTAATCCTTGTTCATCACAAAGATTTTTGATTATTTCCATATCGTCTTTACGAATACCAAAATGAATGAATGTTGTATCTAGTCCTTTGTTTATCATAATCTATTTATTTATAATGAAATTGGATTAAACATATCCCAACCTGCTGTATCTTTTGTGTTGGTTATTTTATTGTTGCAATACCACCAAGTTGATACATTATTAGGCGATTTTTCAATCAATATTCCACCAATAGTTTTTAATCCTTTACCGTTTCTTTCTGCAATAAAATTTACTAAAGCATTGTGTTTTAAATGTGCATTTGCAGGATCACTTCCTGCCGTTTTTGTATCAAATAAACAAGAAACATTAGATTTACTCAATATTACAAAATCGACATAAAAAAGACTTTGTTTGCCCAAATAATCAATATAAGGTACTGCAAAATGTTCTTTGGCTTTTTCTCCATTTTTGTACCACCAATGAAGATTTCCTTTGTTTTCTTCTAAAAACTCTGCAAACTTAACTTCGGGTTTTGATGCCCTGTTGTATTCATAAAACGGTTCTAAAGCGTGTCTTTGTACTGCTTCTTTTTCCTCATATAACTCATTGTAAATTCTTTCAATTGGCACTTCCCATTGATAATTTTGAACATCTTTTGTAGCGTTGTTTGCTTTATGCTCTTGCATTTCCTGATAACGCTCTTTTGCCTTTTCTATTAACTCAATGAAGATGGGTTGGTTTTGGTCATACAACATTATTTTAATAGCATCATATTCTATAATTCCGAAGTAGTCTTCAAAAAAGTATTTCATACCACCTTCCAAAACTGGCGTACTATCTACCGCTGCATAAGGTGCTGTTAATGCTCTACAAAAATCTTTGAATAATCGAGCCAATTCACTTGGCGTTTTTGCAAAACGTGCCGTTTCAGTAACTAATTTTGTTTGCTCTTCCCCAGTTAATAGTACATTTTCCGGAATAACAATTTCAATTGTATTTATATCCGTGTTTATGAAACGTTTTTTTAATAATTGTTTATTGGTTTCAAAAAAATGGTCTGAACCCATTTCTCTTTTTAATTCCCAATTTAATTCTGCAATTTCGTATAATGCTTTTCTGAAAGTAGCTCCTAAACGATTACGAACTATTCTAGTATTGATATAAGTAGAATTCAATTGAACTGGCACATAATCTTCTATTCTACGTGCTTTGTTCATTGTGATATAACTCATATCATCTTTTACGATTTCGATTTGATTTTTACTTAAATTGGTAAAAACATATCCTTGATTTAATAACGGATTTGGATAATGTTTTTGTTCTGGCATACGCAGAATTCTACCTACGGTTTGAATGGTGAATGTGGTACTTTTTAATTCCCTGAAAATTAATAACACTCCTGCTCGTGGACAATCCCAACCTAATGCTATGGCTTGTTTGAATAGCAAAACTTCAACCATATTATCGGGTTTTTCAATATCCTCTATATTGTCTTTTCTGCCTGATAACCAAACTGCCAGTTTATTGTTATTAACCGTAATATTATATTTAACCTCTAAATTCTGCAATACTACATCAATGTATTTTTCATCATCGGCTGTATTGTTATCGCTAGTATCGTTTGGTAATTGTATTAGTAAAAGTGGATTAATTTTAACCCCTAAACTTTCATACGCTTGGCGTAATTCTTCTCTTTTTGCTAACGCTTGTTCTAATAAAATTTCTTCTAATGAGCGACCTTGTTGTACGATGGTATCTAATGCAGGATTTAGAATAATGCCTTCTTTTATCATTTCTTCGGCAATTACATCTTGTCGTTCTACCAAAGTTCTATAATCGCTATTTGTGGTTGGTGTAGCAGAAACCCGAATTTCTATTTTTGGATATATTTTTTGCAATACTTCATTTGCTCTTTTTGCTGTTTTGGTATTGGCGAACATATGTTCTTCATCAATAATTACAATAATTTCTGTATCGTTTAATTTGGCTTTGTTAATGAAACTATATAGGTTTTTATTGCTTTCATTTTCCCTAATCATTGTGTTTTTCTCTTTGTTGATGCTTTCCCAATTGACAAACAAAACTTCATTAGGTTGCAATTCATTATCTGTAACATCCTCAAAGAAAATAGGTTTTATGGAACGCATTTCAGCAAAATATCCTTTCAAAGAATTATAGCTTTGTATGTATAATTTGTTTGGAGCAATCCAGATAAAAGCTGCTTTGCGTTTTTCTAATTCGTAGCGTTCTGGTAATTCTTCGCAAAACTTATTTAATAAAGATGCCATCATTACTGTTTTACCTGAACCCGTTGGTGCTTTGAAAACTAGGTTCTGCCTAGCATTTGGTCGTTTTAATAACTTAAGCAATTTTTGTGAAAGATCAATGACTGCTTCGTCTTGGTAATTTTTTAAGTGTATCATTTATGAATTAGTCATTTTCATTATTAAATAAATCTTTTTCTTCCTCAATATCATCTTCTAAAATTGGAATAATTTCTCTTTTTATTTTAGGAAGGACATTTTGATAAGCTTTATATATAGCATCGGGTAATGAACATAATGTGATACAATCTAAAACTTCTTCAAAATCTTCTGTATATGGATATTGGCCGTTGCTAAATACATATACTTTTATAGGATTATTATTTTTCTTTTCAGTTTTAAGTTGTTTGATAATATCAATACTATCTTCAATATATATGTCATCATAAATAATCATCATCTGTGACTTCGCATCAGCAAAAATGGATATTTGAGATTGCTTTATACCTTTAAATGTACTTATTGGAATATAACAGTTTTCTTTAATACATAGTAATTCTGTCGATAAGATTGTAAGTTCTTTTTTATTTTTTAATGTTTTTTCACGACTTACAGATTCACTTTTGTAATAACGCAAATTATTATTTTTTAAACTTTCTTCAAACCCACCTTTTGAATTTTCATATCCTTGGATAGCATTTTTTATTCGTACATAAGTTACTTCTTCACAAATATTATTTTCATTATTAGTAACAATAATGCATTTGTTATTAAAATTGAATTTTTTGTTTAGTTGCATCACTGAGTGTAAAGTAGAACCTGAACCTCCAAAGAAGTCTAAAACTATTGATTCATTTGATAAATTTGCTAATTCAAAAACTTTACTCAAAAAATCTAAAGGTTTTTTACCGTTTTTAAAATCAACACCGCCCTCATATCCAACGGTATTAAATTCATTTACAAAGTCAAAAAAATTAGGATAAGGCAGTCCAGTGTCAGATTTTGATTTAATTGGTTTTCCTTGAAAATAAGTGCCATTTTTAACATTTTTATTAGGCGGTTGCATAATAAATCTATATCCTAATCCATCGCCTCTTGTACCCATATTAATGACCTTATACAATGTTTTGTATCCATCTAAGTCTTTTTTGATTCTTAGGTTATTCTCATAAAACTCTGAAGCAGAGCCGCTTTGTGTAATTAATGAGCCTCGAATAGAATATGATTTTAAATCACCTTCTCCAGGATTTGTTTGAACTAAAGTATAAGATTCTGTATCGTATATCTCAACTTCATAACCGCCAATAAATTCAATTTTTTGTGGTGGTTTAGTAATATTTATATTGTATTTATAATCGTTATCAACTTCTCTTTCATTAGTTCTTCTTGGTGGAATAAATTCATTCGTTTTTCTGTAAGCTAATAAGTATTCAGTAGTTTGATGATACCTAATGTCTTGCCTTAATATTCTATTTTCGTGTCTTACTTTAATAGTAAAAATATTTTCGCAGTTATATTCTCCAAAAACTTCGTCACATAACATCTTTAACTGACAGAATTCATTGTCATCAATAGAGATAAACATTATTCCTTTATTATTCAATAGGTTTTTAGCTATTTTTAGTCTTTTAGACATAAAACTCAACCAAGTAGAATGTCTAAATGGATGTTCCTTTTCAACAAATTGAGCTTCGTCTTTAAAAGTGTCGTGGTATTTAAAATCCTTATTACCAGTATTATATGGTGGATCAATATAGATTACATCAATTTTACCTTCGTGGGTAAAAGTTAGAGCAGTAAGAGCGTGTAAGTTGTCGCCTTCAATCAAAATATGGTTTGGGTTATCATCGCCATTGATAATTGCTTTGTCTTTTACTTCTTTTAAAACTGGTAAATTATCTCGTAATTGTTCTTCTACATCTTCGGGTTTGTCTTCCCAAACTAGGCCATATTTTTTCTAGGTGTTTACCAAATTAATTAAATAGGCGCGTTCGTCTTGAGAGATACCCTCGAGTTGTTTTATTTTTGAGATTAGGTCTTGTTTGTTCATAGTTTATTTTACTGTACCGAATTCGATAATGGTTTCAATTAATTTTATAAGGTTTGGCGATGTTTCTCCTTTTACCCAAGCTAATTCTAATGTCCGTGCTACAACTAAAGGGTTTTTATGAAGTCCTCCAGCATTTCCAAATTCTAAACTTGCTTGATCAAAATAAGTTTTCCAATTTGAGATTTCACTTTGTACTTCAATTCCTAAATTTGATTTCCAAGCCCAAAGATTTGGTTTTACAACATTGACAGATTGAAATTCATCTTCGGTTGCGTGTCCTTGAATGGTTAATAATTTTTTGTTATCTGGTTTATGTTGATGATGGTATTTTTCTTCCACGTCAGTATCACTATCGTACACAATAAAGGCATTAATATTTAGTAGTTTGACTACTGCTGCTGGTTCTATTATGTTACTTTTTTTATCGGCATTGATTAAGTGCATACCCGAAGCTCTGAATTGCCCTGATAATCCCATTAATTCTAAATAGGTTTTGATGTAAGCAATATCCTCAATACCCTCTACAAAAACTGGAACTCTACAAAAAAACATTTCATTTATAGACGGACTTAAATATGGAAATAGTTTTGCTACAATTCCTTTATTATTGACTGGTTTTGAACCAATACTTGTTAGATATTCAGATAACTCTTGATAAGTCACTCTTGAACTTAATGTTTCAATTGGATTACCGTTTTCACGAATAATTCTTATTTTTTCAAAACTATTTTTAGGAATGAATAGTGGCGAATGTGAGCATAACATTACTTGCGTATTTAGTCCTGCCAAATCCATTAATGTTTCCGCTAAATGCCTTGCTTGTGGTGGATGCTGATATAGTTCTGGCTCTTCTATACTTAATATTAATGTTGGCGCATTTTCGTCATCGGTTGTACTTAATTCTTGCAATAAAGCCAACATAAACGACCTTTGTAAACCGTGACCAAATCTTGACAACTCTCCTTCAAAACCTCTTTCTCCTAATGCTATGGCTGCCGAAGGTTCTTCAATTTTAATGGCTTTTTCAGCATCTTTTTTCCATTGAACGGAAGCACTAATGCTTGGATTTGCCCATTGGCTTAATTTATTTTTCAATGAAGAAGAAATATCATCTAAAACATTTTGCTCATCAGCCAATAATTGAGAATATTGTACATCAACTACTTTTCTGATTTCTGATATTCTCTCCGTAAAATTAACCTTGGCTCTTACGGTTCGTGATAATAATATCCCTAAAGCTGAATTTTTATTTTCTTCTCCTTCTTCTGTTACGTCTTTTGAAGCTGAAACAAATACCCATTGAATGTGAGGTAACAAAAGATTTGCACCTCTTGAAACACCATAGAACTGGTCTTCACTAGGTATTAAAACACATTCGTCTGGTCTTGCTGCTTCATATTCTCTTAATGCCGTAATTTTAGCATCTTTAAATCCTGCATTTGGTAAATCGGTAAATTTAACTTGTAACTGACTGTAACAAGCATTTAATTCAGGTGCTTTGGCTGAAGCTTTTTCCAGTTCAAAAAATATTCTAAAATCATCAATCC
Encoded here:
- a CDS encoding AAA family ATPase; this translates as MLITKIIAKNFKTYRELDLDLTVNEEQPIILIGGENGGGKTTLFQAIYSALYGLKVKDEQHFNKLQNAGERAKNAGNSSNKIELEIHFTGKVLHSDYKYIIKRLYTLNAQNNPVEAVMLNLNGDVFNYGTATPHAERVKKEAEVNKIIKANLPQELSKYFLFDAMEAGNLLKDEYLNRVIKENIENVMGFNKYIQLGNATNTLTQEYIAQSIEVEEERIQYKNLLEEHKKYQDLIDATKVKYDRSLSYSLAQKEFYEGAKDGKNFQANIKEQIQIVERKIEDILNKEILFIDQSEKFLNDIEIQVFIPKLITIVQNEIELILSEKSQQNNSDFIEPEHINKVSEKVLDFLKEYNLIKGELTAEQKIKLADYIIKKSGQNKNDTEYDFIDKNDITHFEQLLGWSSINQYNILEQQKSSLEKEIASLPNLKIQLLDLRKNDMGGGEEIIQSYDANELKIKEYKDSIKNYQSEIERLDTKIKRFDLSDEEVPNPKLEVLKKLGPLFSNISNALLKNKKARIEEAMKNDLNTTLVVYENQIDRVVLSEDLSNLSFKIYHKAGNEIYLDELNAASKQIIIQVLLKSLHYFGDYNPPVMIDTVFGYLDESSRASLLENYFPKLSHQTILLSTDSEIRKSIDLSKIENFISKKFTLVRDKENQLTEVVEGYFPN
- a CDS encoding DNA modification system-associated small protein; translation: MINKGLDTTFIHFGIRKDDMEIIKNLCDEQGLGFEWLEENILKEFHNLKINNEDIDSKKIEKIIEKALNKI
- a CDS encoding DEAD/DEAH box helicase produces the protein MIHLKNYQDEAVIDLSQKLLKLLKRPNARQNLVFKAPTGSGKTVMMASLLNKFCEELPERYELEKRKAAFIWIAPNKLYIQSYNSLKGYFAEMRSIKPIFFEDVTDNELQPNEVLFVNWESINKEKNTMIRENESNKNLYSFINKAKLNDTEIIVIIDEEHMFANTKTAKRANEVLQKIYPKIEIRVSATPTTNSDYRTLVERQDVIAEEMIKEGIILNPALDTIVQQGRSLEEILLEQALAKREELRQAYESLGVKINPLLLIQLPNDTSDNNTADDEKYIDVVLQNLEVKYNITVNNNKLAVWLSGRKDNIEDIEKPDNMVEVLLFKQAIALGWDCPRAGVLLIFRELKSTTFTIQTVGRILRMPEQKHYPNPLLNQGYVFTNLSKNQIEIVKDDMSYITMNKARRIEDYVPVQLNSTYINTRIVRNRLGATFRKALYEIAELNWELKREMGSDHFFETNKQLLKKRFINTDINTIEIVIPENVLLTGEEQTKLVTETARFAKTPSELARLFKDFCRALTAPYAAVDSTPVLEGGMKYFFEDYFGIIEYDAIKIMLYDQNQPIFIELIEKAKERYQEMQEHKANNATKDVQNYQWEVPIERIYNELYEEKEAVQRHALEPFYEYNRASKPEVKFAEFLEENKGNLHWWYKNGEKAKEHFAVPYIDYLGKQSLFYVDFVILSKSNVSCLFDTKTAGSDPANAHLKHNALVNFIAERNGKGLKTIGGILIEKSPNNVSTWWYCNNKITNTKDTAGWDMFNPISL
- a CDS encoding site-specific DNA-methyltransferase is translated as MIEGDNLHALTALTFTHEGKIDVIYIDPPYNTGNKDFKYHDTFKDEAQFVEKEHPFRHSTWLSFMSKRLKIAKNLLNNKGIMFISIDDNEFCQLKMLCDEVFGEYNCENIFTIKVRHENRILRQDIRYHQTTEYLLAYRKTNEFIPPRRTNEREVDNDYKYNINITKPPQKIEFIGGYEVEIYDTESYTLVQTNPGEGDLKSYSIRGSLITQSGSASEFYENNLRIKKDLDGYKTLYKVINMGTRGDGLGYRFIMQPPNKNVKNGTYFQGKPIKSKSDTGLPYPNFFDFVNEFNTVGYEGGVDFKNGKKPLDFLSKVFELANLSNESIVLDFFGGSGSTLHSVMQLNKKFNFNNKCIIVTNNENNICEEVTYVRIKNAIQGYENSKGGFEESLKNNNLRYYKSESVSREKTLKNKKELTILSTELLCIKENCYIPISTFKGIKQSQISIFADAKSQMMIIYDDIYIEDSIDIIKQLKTEKKNNNPIKVYVFSNGQYPYTEDFEEVLDCITLCSLPDAIYKAYQNVLPKIKREIIPILEDDIEEEKDLFNNEND
- a CDS encoding ATP-dependent nuclease, giving the protein MKIETVRIKNFRSFKDDTIYFDNYTCLVGANGAGKSTVFTALQVFFRHYKDSKTDLSKLTEKDFHHCNTAEPIEITVTFTELSKQAEQDLSNYARQGKLIVTAKAEFDAATQRAEIKQFGNRLGIDDFRIFFELEKASAKAPELNACYSQLQVKFTDLPNAGFKDAKITALREYEAARPDECVLIPSEDQFYGVSRGANLLLPHIQWVFVSASKDVTEEGEENKNSALGILLSRTVRAKVNFTERISEIRKVVDVQYSQLLADEQNVLDDISSSLKNKLSQWANPSISASVQWKKDAEKAIKIEEPSAAIALGERGFEGELSRFGHGLQRSFMLALLQELSTTDDENAPTLILSIEEPELYQHPPQARHLAETLMDLAGLNTQVMLCSHSPLFIPKNSFEKIRIIRENGNPIETLSSRVTYQELSEYLTSIGSKPVNNKGIVAKLFPYLSPSINEMFFCRVPVFVEGIEDIAYIKTYLELMGLSGQFRASGMHLINADKKSNIIEPAAVVKLLNINAFIVYDSDTDVEEKYHHQHKPDNKKLLTIQGHATEDEFQSVNVVKPNLWAWKSNLGIEVQSEISNWKTYFDQASLEFGNAGGLHKNPLVVARTLELAWVKGETSPNLIKLIETIIEFGTVK